One region of Solanum pennellii chromosome 6, SPENNV200 genomic DNA includes:
- the LOC107023861 gene encoding uncharacterized protein LOC107023861: MAPTLFRPIFSNFLSLLFLLLHLGCFVFSPSSSSSQNQSSKKRKHSSNLNSSPPPPSTRLKSSTTNAISSSWSYIKRIFSSNKQKIINTQTHNNPSIQSPCSSTRSLQKPISSDDLINRSEITSDQSFFPLRNDIYPCTLCGEVFQSPIHLEQHQSIKHAISELTDEDSGNNIVRIIFQTGWVDKEKNPVINRILKIHNSKRILSRFEEYRECVKVKASRNAAVKRDERCIADGNEVLRFHCTTFICELGQNGDSSLCTQQYCSVCGIIKSGFSHKMDGISMQPSSWRGHVSVPEGIEEEFGFMNVKRAMLVCRVIAGRVGCDPGYVDKEDSGFDSLVGRENGSQMRLDEEDELLVFNSRAVLPCFVIVYTV, from the coding sequence ATGGCTCCTACTCTCTTTCGTCCCATTTTCTCTAATTTCCTCTCTCTTCTATTCCTTTTACTTCACCTGGGCTGCTTCGTCTTCTCCCCTTCTTCATCCTCATCCCAAAATCAATCTTCAAAAAAGCGAAAACACTCTTCTAATCTCAATTCTTCGCCTCCACCACCGTCTACTCGTCTCAAATCCTCAACCACCAACGCTATTTCCTCTTCATGGTCTTACATCAAACGTATTTTCTCATCCAATAAACAGAAAATCATCAACACCCAAACTCACAATAACCCTTCAATTCAATCTCCCTGTTCTTCAACAAGGTCCCTGCAAAAACCCATTTCATCAGATGACCTAATTAACCGCTCCGAAATCACCTCCGATCAATCATTCTTCCCTTTACGGAACGATATCTACCCATGTACTTTATGTGGGGAAGTATTCCAAAGCCCCATTCATCTCGAACAACACCAATCGATTAAGCATGCTATTTCGGAACTCACCGATGAGGATTCGGGTAACAATATAGTTCGGATCATTTTCCAAACGGGCTGGGTTGATAAAGAGAAAAACCCGGTTATCAATCGGATCCTTAAGATCCACAACAGCAAACGGATCCTATCCCGGTTCGAAGAATACAGAGAATGCGTGAAGGTAAAAGCTAGCCGAAACGCCGCCGTTAAGAGAGACGAACGGTGTATAGCGGACGGCAATGAAGTGTTGAGATTTCACTGTACTACCTTCATTTGTGAGCTAGGACAAAATGGTGATTCCAGCCTATGTACTCAACAGTATTGCAGTGTGTGTGGAATTATAAAAAGTGGATTCTCGCATAAGATGGACGGAATTTCCATGCAGCCTAGCAGCTGGAGGGGACACGTGTCGGTGCCTGAGGGGATTGAGGAAGAATTCGGGTTTATGAACGTGAAGCGTGCGATGTTGGTGTGTCGGGTAATTGCGGGTCGGGTCGGGTGTGATCCGGGTTATGTGGATAAGGAGGATTCCGGGTTTGATTCGTTGGTGGGTAGGGAAAACGGGTCACAGATGAGAttggatgaagaagatgaactGTTGGTATTTAATTCAAGAGCTGTACTGCCTTGTTTTGTTATAGTGTATACTGTATGA
- the LOC107022511 gene encoding uncharacterized protein LOC107022511 — MPLTQEQDERVWLDLTCGPSRYGYAYGMPHKTFREFSSEFEGLNSSNHDESMKKNLAMEKKIVELSSQAEESRARERRLELQFAGLKAQFDALLASGGIPPCSGDVTFPPRPPQSQPTQYPMYGQQRNMTHETSSDEESDDYVANTLPH, encoded by the coding sequence ATGCCACTTACTCAAGAACAGGATGAGAGAGTTTGGTTAGACTTGACTTGTGGGCCGAGTAGATATGGGTATGCATATGGAATGCCGCATAAAACCTTTCGTGAATTTTCTTCTGAGTTTGAAGGCCTAAATAGTTCAAATCATGATGaatcaatgaagaaaaatttGGCTATGGAGAAAAAGATTGTTGAGCTATCTAGCCAAGCCGAAGAATCACGGGCTAGGGAAAGGCGGTTGGAATTACAGTTTGCGGGTCTTAAGGCTCAATTCGATGCATTACTTGCTTCAGGAGGGATTCCCCCTTGTTCTGGTGATGTCACTTTCCCTCCTCGACCTCCTCAATCTCAACCTACTCAATATCCAATGTATGGTCAACAAAGAAATATGACCCATGAGACTAGtagtgatgaagaaagtgatGATTATGTGGCAAACACACTACCACATTAG